The proteins below come from a single Cervus elaphus chromosome 4, mCerEla1.1, whole genome shotgun sequence genomic window:
- the C4H16orf86 gene encoding uncharacterized protein C16orf86 homolog: MDSAGAEKRPGAQEGTAVGHSQLTEVPCGHAQNSECPVMGDQCLVPAHEACQTQGEDKCPIRPASEPKIQEERLKLEEDRHKPEVEALEERGPRPMASNVRPSHGPKRKPVNLAGPSHQAHPRVESELPQGLSLQREELENNQSEPSPSAKQHKKAKKRKSLGTPVLPVAASTVSAPSVTSGPERKAQRLRPLYQYINYCNPELNQAGEGDRETEAEVEPESELTVVPEEAGVEQLQALLPVAGELGSDLTLPCPSMYVPPTHTLVPLGEEASEEPGGLPSLGVSSRLKAEMDKSTQVDINKMLSVCNAPLVPPLSPQYK; the protein is encoded by the exons ATGGACTCCGCAGGGGCTGAGAAGCGGCCAGGGGCCCAAGAAGGGACAGCCGTGGGGCACTCACAGCTTACAGAGGTGCCTTGTGGCCATGCTCAGAATTCTGAG TGTCCCGTGATGGGAGACCAGTGCCTGGTGCCGGCCCATGAGGCCTGCCAAACCCAGGGTGAAGATAAATGTCCAATAAGACCCGCCTCAGAGCCAAAGATCCAGGAGGAGAGACTCAAGCTGGAGGAAGACAGGCACAAGCCAGAGGTGGAGGCACTGGAGGAGAGAGGTCCCAGGCCTATGGCCTCCAATGTGAGGCCCAGTCATGGTCCGAAGAGGAAGCCAGTCAA CCTCGCAGGCCCAAGCCACCAAGCCCATCCTAGGGTGGAGAGTGAGCTGCCACAGGGGCTGTCGCTGCAGAGGGAGGAGCTGGAGAATAACCAGAGTGAGCCCTCACCATCTGCCAAACAGCACAAAAAAGCCAAGAAGCGCAAGAGTCTGGGAACCCCAGTGCTCCCAGTAGCGGCCAGCACGGTGTCGGCACCCTCAGTGACCTCGGGGCCTGAGC GAAAGGCCCAGCGCCTGCGGCCCCTGTACCAGTACATCAACTATTGCAACCCTGAGCTGAaccaggcaggggagggggacagGGAGACTGAGGCTGAGGTGGAGCCTGAGTCGGAGCTGACCGTGGTCCCCGAGGAGGCGGGTGTGGAGCAACTGCAGGCTTTGCTGCCAGTGGCAGGTGAACTGGGCTCCGACCTCACTCTGCCCTGCCCCAGTATGTATGTGCCCCCCACCCACACTCTggttcccctgggggaggaagccagtgaggagcctgggggtctgcCCAGCTTGGGGGTCAGCAGTCGCCTCAAGGCTGAGATGGACAAGTCAACCCAGGTGGACATCAACAAAATGCTAAGTGTCTGCAATGCCCCGCTTGTCCCCCCACTCTCTCCTCAGTACAAGTGA
- the ENKD1 gene encoding enkurin domain-containing protein 1 yields the protein MCEGPSRISGPIPPDPTLCPDYYRRPSSAQGRLEGNAPKLDLLTPDTDPDLDATPPRGPRIRPGGLEILERGRRGVGGVLLQLGGISLGPGASPKRKDPKDHEKENMRRIREIQRRFREQEHSREQGQSRPLKALWRSPKYDKVESRVKAQLQEPGPASGTEPAHFLRAHSRCGPGLPPPRVPSPQLTPPGPNAKAPGLGVDFITHNARTAKRAPRRHSRSLQVLAQVLEQQRQAQEHYNATQKGHVPHYLLERRDLWRREAEARQHSQPDPAMPPGHTRMPENQRLETLSSLLQSQSQLLRELVLLPAGADSLRAQSHRAELDRKLVQVEEAIKIFSRPKVFVKMDS from the exons ATGTGTGAGGGTCCGTCCCGCATCTCGGGGCCCATCCCCCCAGACCCTACACTCTGTCCTGACTACTACCGGAGGCCGTCTTCGG CCCAAGGGCGCCTTGAGGGAAACGCGCCGAAGCTGGACCTGCTGACGCCGGACACGGACCCGGACCTAGATGCCACTCCTCCCCGAGGCCCCCGCATCCGTCCGGGAGGCCTAGAAATCCTGGAGCGTGGCCGTCGCGGCGTGGGTGGCGTGCTGCTGCAGCTCGGGGGTATCTCCCTGGGCCCAGGGGCCTCTCCCAAGA GGAAGGACCCTAAAGACCATGAGAAGGAGAACATGAGGCGGATCAGGGAGATCCAGAGGCGCTTCCGTGAGCAGGAGCACAGCCGGGAGCAGGGCCAGTCCAGGCCACTGAAGGCCCTGTGGCGCTCACCCAAGTATGACAAAGTGGAGTCGCGTGTCAAGGCTCAGCTGCAG GAGCCCGGCCCTGCCTCTGGAACTGAGCCAGCCCACTTCCTGCGGGCCCATTCCCGTTGCGGCCCTGGGCTCCCACCACCCCGTGTCCCCAGTCCCCAGCTAACCCCACCAGGTCCCAATGCTAAG GCCCCAGGCCTGGGTGTGGACTTCATTACCCACAATGCCCGCACTGCCAAGAGGGCCCCCCGGCGGCATTCTCGCTCGCTGCAAGTCCTGGCACAGGTGCTGGAGCAGCAACGGCAAGCCCAGGAGCACTACAATGCCACGCAGAAGGGTCATGTGCCCCATTA CTTGTTGGAGCGCAGGGACCTATGGCGGCGGGAGGCTGAGGCCCGTCAGCACAGCCAACCGGACCCAGCCATGCCTCCTGGCCACACTCGCATGCCTGAGAACCAGCGGCTGGAGACACTGAGCAGTCTGCTCCAGA GCCAGAGCCAGCTGCTGCGAGAGCTGGTGCTGCTGCCTGCGGGGGCGGATTCACTGAGGGCCCAGAGCCACCGTGCTGAGCTGGACCGGAAGCTGGTGCAGGTAGAGGAGGCCATCAAGATCTTTTCCCGCCCCAAAGTCTTTGTGAAGATGGATTCCTGA